A single genomic interval of Stieleria maiorica harbors:
- a CDS encoding 2-oxoacid:acceptor oxidoreductase subunit alpha, with product MTTTKHVKSVSGITVRLAGDSGDGMQLLGTQLTNTSALAGNDVATFPDFPAEIRAPRGTRAGVSGFQVQFAKEEIFTPGDTLDALVVMNPAALVTNVQDLRKGGILIANEDGFTEKDFKLAKVEANPLEATVINDSYRLIKVPMTQLTRAAVSEHGLSPKIADRCKNFFAMGLVYWLFGRSLDPTLRFIDNKFGKKPDVAAANVAALRAGWAFGETTEAFGESYQVEAAELTPGTYRNIMGNQALAWGLVAASKLSGKELFYGTYPITPASDILHELTKHKNFGVRTFQAEDEISAMCATIGAAFGGTMAVTASSGPGIALKAEAMGLGMMLELPMVVVNVQRGGPSTGLPTKTEQSDLLQAMFGRNGESPIPVIAPQSPADCFNTAIEAWRIATECMIPVMLLSDGYIANGSEPWKIPTLDALPKIEIQHPVDAEDGELFLPYLRDENLGRPWAIPGTEGLMHRVGGLEKEHQTGNVSYDPANHQLMTETRAAKVAKIAERIPEQDVFGETSGDLLVVSWGGTYGACLTAVRRCQQAGHRVSHAHLRYLNPLPRNLGQLLKSFDRVLVPELNMGQLRMLLRAEFLVDCIGYNKVQGKPFAVSELIQQIESQLPSPVAV from the coding sequence ATGACGACTACAAAACATGTCAAATCCGTCTCCGGAATCACCGTGCGACTGGCCGGAGATTCGGGCGACGGGATGCAGTTATTGGGGACCCAGCTGACCAACACCAGTGCCCTGGCCGGCAACGATGTCGCGACTTTCCCCGATTTTCCGGCGGAGATCCGTGCCCCCCGCGGCACCCGGGCAGGTGTCAGCGGCTTTCAGGTCCAATTTGCCAAGGAAGAGATTTTTACGCCCGGTGACACGCTCGATGCGCTGGTGGTGATGAACCCGGCGGCCCTGGTGACCAATGTCCAGGACCTGCGCAAGGGCGGCATCTTGATCGCCAATGAAGACGGGTTCACCGAGAAAGATTTCAAACTGGCCAAGGTCGAAGCGAATCCACTGGAGGCGACGGTCATCAATGACAGTTATCGGTTGATCAAAGTGCCGATGACTCAGTTGACCCGGGCGGCGGTGTCCGAGCACGGATTAAGCCCGAAAATCGCCGATCGTTGCAAGAACTTTTTCGCCATGGGGCTGGTGTACTGGCTGTTCGGCCGATCGCTGGATCCGACGCTGCGTTTCATCGACAACAAGTTCGGCAAGAAGCCTGATGTCGCCGCCGCCAACGTGGCCGCCCTGCGCGCCGGGTGGGCGTTCGGTGAGACGACCGAGGCGTTCGGTGAAAGTTACCAGGTCGAAGCCGCCGAGCTGACGCCCGGGACGTACCGAAACATCATGGGCAACCAGGCGTTGGCTTGGGGGCTGGTCGCCGCCAGCAAATTGAGCGGCAAAGAACTGTTTTACGGGACGTACCCGATCACGCCGGCCAGCGACATTCTGCATGAACTGACCAAACACAAGAACTTCGGAGTTCGCACGTTTCAGGCCGAAGACGAGATCTCGGCGATGTGCGCGACGATCGGGGCGGCGTTCGGCGGCACCATGGCGGTGACCGCCAGCAGCGGTCCCGGGATCGCGCTCAAGGCCGAGGCGATGGGGTTGGGCATGATGCTGGAGTTGCCGATGGTCGTCGTCAACGTCCAACGCGGCGGTCCCAGCACCGGGTTGCCGACCAAGACCGAACAAAGCGATTTGTTGCAAGCGATGTTCGGCCGCAACGGCGAATCCCCGATTCCCGTGATCGCTCCCCAGTCTCCGGCCGACTGCTTCAACACCGCGATCGAAGCCTGGCGGATCGCCACCGAGTGCATGATTCCGGTGATGCTGTTGTCGGACGGGTACATCGCCAACGGCAGCGAGCCCTGGAAGATCCCCACCCTCGACGCGTTGCCGAAAATTGAGATTCAGCATCCCGTCGATGCCGAGGACGGCGAACTGTTCCTGCCGTACTTGCGCGATGAAAACCTGGGACGGCCCTGGGCCATTCCGGGGACCGAAGGATTGATGCACCGGGTCGGTGGTCTGGAAAAAGAACATCAAACCGGTAACGTCAGCTATGACCCGGCCAACCACCAGCTGATGACCGAAACGCGGGCGGCCAAGGTCGCCAAGATCGCCGAGCGGATTCCCGAACAAGACGTTTTTGGCGAAACCAGCGGCGATCTGTTGGTCGTCTCGTGGGGCGGTACCTACGGCGCCTGTCTGACCGCTGTCCGCCGTTGTCAGCAAGCCGGTCACCGTGTCAGCCATGCCCATTTGCGTTACCTGAATCCGTTGCCCCGAAACCTGGGGCAGTTGCTCAAGTCGTTCGATCGTGTCTTGGTACCCGAATTGAACATGGGCCAGCTGCGAATGTTGTTGCGGGCGGAATTCCTGGTGGATTGCATCGGTTACAACAAAGTCCAAGGAAAACCATTTGCGGTCAGCGAACTGATCCAACAAATCGAATCGCAATTGCCGTCACCGGTCGCCGTCTAG
- a CDS encoding S1 RNA-binding domain-containing protein, giving the protein MSNEPQPVTDEPASDLAPSTADSAASPEPAAPAEPAPASETPASEMPAPVAATSSAESTAPAESTAPAESTAGAAPQAARSGSGPLAARGLGVAKPASPTVSTEQLEAAEKKQAKKPGKKKKHPKPRLKGEKEKPAAAAAAPPTANKPQRVAVPSVRGALSEDLEAELQAELAAADVESMLSGSAGMSDRKEALAEGTRISGKVLKIHQDSVYIALGGPDEGVIPFEQFKEAEPAVGSTVEVMVRGFNRDDGLYMCSLPGSTIDVADWSDLEEGSVVEAVVTGHNSGGLECKVGGVRGFMPISQIAEYRVEDASEFVDQKFVCLVTEANERRGNLVLSRRAILEREREQKRAEQLQKIQPGDVMEGVVRSVKDFGAFVDLGALDGLIHVSKLSWERIKHPSEVLEVGQKVKVKLDSVDKDTGKISLSYRDLLENPWDTAEADFAIGSVHKGTVTRIASFGCFVRLTAGVEGLVHVSELAHHRVSKIDAFVSEGQEVDVKVMSFDRDSQKIGLSMKAAQSVAEDAKPKEDEVEEPQREVAVKPAHEGPLKGGNNRETGGERFGLRW; this is encoded by the coding sequence ATGAGCAACGAACCACAGCCCGTGACGGACGAACCCGCCAGCGACCTTGCCCCCTCCACGGCAGATTCGGCCGCGTCTCCCGAACCGGCCGCCCCCGCCGAACCAGCCCCCGCCTCGGAAACACCCGCCTCGGAGATGCCTGCCCCCGTCGCAGCTACCTCGTCTGCGGAGAGCACTGCCCCTGCGGAGAGCACTGCCCCTGCGGAGAGCACTGCCGGGGCTGCGCCCCAAGCCGCCCGCAGCGGTTCGGGCCCACTGGCCGCCCGAGGCCTGGGGGTCGCCAAGCCCGCCTCGCCGACCGTGTCCACCGAGCAGCTCGAGGCGGCTGAGAAGAAGCAAGCAAAAAAACCGGGCAAGAAGAAAAAGCACCCCAAGCCGCGATTGAAGGGTGAAAAGGAAAAACCGGCCGCTGCCGCGGCGGCTCCGCCGACAGCAAACAAGCCCCAGCGTGTGGCGGTTCCGTCGGTGCGTGGGGCGCTCAGCGAGGATCTGGAGGCAGAGCTGCAGGCCGAACTGGCTGCGGCGGACGTTGAATCCATGCTCAGCGGGTCGGCCGGCATGTCGGATCGGAAAGAGGCGCTGGCCGAGGGGACGCGGATCTCCGGAAAAGTGCTCAAGATCCACCAGGATAGCGTTTACATCGCGCTCGGCGGTCCGGACGAGGGTGTGATTCCGTTCGAACAATTCAAAGAGGCTGAACCGGCCGTGGGCAGCACGGTCGAAGTCATGGTGCGCGGGTTCAATCGCGACGACGGCTTGTACATGTGCTCGTTGCCCGGATCGACGATCGATGTCGCCGATTGGAGCGACCTGGAAGAAGGCTCGGTGGTCGAGGCCGTCGTGACCGGCCACAACAGCGGCGGACTGGAGTGCAAGGTCGGCGGCGTCCGCGGCTTCATGCCGATCAGCCAAATCGCCGAGTACCGCGTGGAGGACGCCAGCGAGTTCGTCGACCAGAAATTCGTTTGCCTGGTGACCGAAGCCAACGAGCGACGCGGCAATCTGGTGCTCAGCCGGCGTGCAATTCTTGAGCGCGAGCGAGAACAAAAGCGAGCCGAGCAACTGCAGAAGATCCAGCCCGGCGATGTGATGGAAGGCGTCGTGCGCAGCGTCAAAGATTTCGGGGCCTTCGTCGATCTGGGCGCCTTGGACGGTTTGATCCATGTCAGCAAACTCAGCTGGGAACGCATCAAACATCCCAGCGAAGTGCTTGAGGTCGGCCAAAAGGTGAAGGTGAAATTGGATTCGGTGGACAAGGACACCGGCAAGATTTCACTGTCCTATCGCGACCTGCTGGAAAACCCCTGGGACACCGCCGAAGCCGACTTCGCGATCGGAAGCGTCCACAAAGGCACCGTGACCCGGATCGCATCGTTCGGTTGTTTCGTCCGCTTGACCGCCGGAGTCGAAGGGCTGGTGCACGTCAGCGAACTGGCCCACCACCGTGTCTCGAAAATCGATGCCTTTGTCAGCGAAGGCCAGGAAGTCGACGTGAAGGTCATGTCCTTCGATCGCGACAGCCAGAAGATCGGATTGTCGATGAAGGCGGCGCAAAGCGTCGCCGAAGATGCGAAGCCGAAAGAAGATGAGGTCGAAGAACCACAGCGTGAAGTCGCCGTCAAACCCGCTCATGAAGGCCCCCTCAAGGGCGGCAACAACCGCGAAACCGGCGGCGAGCGATTCGGACTTCGTTGGTAA
- the cysK gene encoding cysteine synthase A translates to MNMPRGKSYSDATKAIGDTPMIQVNRLVPDGGATVFAKCEFFQPLNSVKDRIGVAMIEAGEKDGTITPATHVIEPTSGNTGIALAFVCAAKGYKLTLTMPESMSVERRALLRAMGANLVLTPAGDGMKGAINKAAELVSQDDSAFMPQQFENPANPAIHEATTGPEIWEDSGHQIDAIVAGVGTGGTITGVARYLKQKNPDFKAIAVEPVHSPVISGGAPGKHRIQGIGAGFIPKNLDTSIIDDVVQVDDEDAFAWGRRLAKEEGIVGGISSGANMWAAAQVAARPEMKGKRIVTIMCSLGERYLSTPLFGDLGL, encoded by the coding sequence ATGAACATGCCACGTGGAAAAAGTTACTCAGACGCAACGAAAGCGATCGGCGACACCCCGATGATCCAGGTGAATCGTCTGGTGCCCGACGGGGGCGCAACCGTTTTCGCCAAGTGCGAGTTCTTTCAGCCGCTCAATAGCGTGAAAGATCGTATCGGTGTCGCGATGATCGAAGCCGGCGAGAAAGACGGGACGATCACCCCGGCGACGCACGTGATCGAGCCGACCAGTGGCAATACCGGCATCGCGTTGGCGTTCGTGTGTGCCGCCAAAGGGTACAAGTTGACGTTGACGATGCCCGAATCGATGTCCGTCGAGCGACGGGCGTTGCTTCGCGCAATGGGCGCCAACCTGGTGCTGACACCCGCCGGGGATGGCATGAAAGGTGCCATCAACAAGGCCGCCGAACTGGTCTCCCAAGACGACAGCGCCTTCATGCCACAACAATTCGAAAACCCGGCCAATCCGGCGATCCACGAGGCGACCACCGGGCCGGAGATTTGGGAGGACAGCGGCCATCAGATCGATGCGATCGTGGCCGGTGTCGGGACCGGCGGCACGATCACCGGCGTGGCCCGCTACCTGAAACAAAAGAACCCCGACTTCAAAGCGATCGCAGTGGAACCGGTTCACTCGCCGGTGATCAGCGGCGGAGCGCCCGGCAAGCACCGCATCCAGGGCATCGGCGCCGGGTTCATCCCCAAGAACTTGGACACCAGCATCATCGATGACGTGGTCCAGGTCGACGACGAAGACGCATTCGCGTGGGGCCGTCGGCTGGCCAAGGAAGAGGGGATCGTCGGCGGGATCAGCAGCGGGGCCAACATGTGGGCCGCCGCACAGGTCGCCGCTCGCCCAGAAATGAAAGGCAAACGGATCGTCACGATCATGTGCAGCCTGGGCGAACGCTATTTGAGCACCCCGCTGTTCGGCGATCTTGGACTATAG
- a CDS encoding hemolysin family protein, translated as MDNVWPHLMVSAAGFLLSSIGGLGAELLDCFAGRSLEAFCRVKKRRERFVSVLEHQDAAIRSSEYLRMIGTVLFLIAGTAALIISKQGSGSLALADLLGPLLAWVVLATISMMFVHAWLPAAVTRFASAPVLYHTWPFWRSLTSVMNPFSIPGEVIAALTRRLSGQDENEDESEELLEDEIRTIIAAGTNKGIFGPGIREMIQNVMDLGDDTVGHIMTVRGDIDAVELGDTWPAVMQQVIDSGRTRLPVYDGNLDKVVGVLYVKDLLPEISDGNLPARSLGEIMRHAWTVPVDRSVESLLREFLHSRSHMAIVLDEFQQTAGVVTIEDALEEIVGEIVDESDEDEETRFEIVDDSTVIVSGRVMIDDLNDRLHWALPESDDYETIAGLVLSNLGEIPEAGATFTIGDAAFEVLQATRQKIEMMEVRYAPGQRVAV; from the coding sequence ATGGATAACGTGTGGCCCCACCTGATGGTCTCGGCGGCCGGTTTTTTGCTCAGCAGCATCGGCGGATTGGGCGCGGAATTGCTGGACTGTTTTGCCGGGCGATCGCTGGAAGCGTTTTGCCGGGTCAAGAAGCGTCGTGAGCGATTCGTATCGGTGTTGGAACACCAGGACGCCGCGATTCGCAGCAGCGAGTACCTGCGGATGATCGGCACCGTGTTGTTCTTGATCGCGGGAACGGCTGCATTGATCATTTCCAAGCAGGGCAGTGGTTCGCTGGCGCTTGCCGACCTGCTCGGCCCGCTGCTGGCGTGGGTCGTGTTGGCGACGATCTCGATGATGTTCGTCCACGCCTGGTTGCCGGCCGCGGTCACCCGATTCGCTTCGGCCCCGGTGCTGTATCACACCTGGCCCTTCTGGCGTTCGCTGACGTCGGTAATGAACCCGTTTTCGATACCCGGCGAAGTGATCGCGGCGCTGACTCGCCGGCTGTCCGGGCAGGACGAGAACGAAGATGAATCCGAAGAATTGTTGGAGGATGAAATCCGAACGATCATCGCCGCGGGAACCAACAAAGGCATCTTCGGCCCCGGCATTCGCGAGATGATTCAAAACGTGATGGACCTGGGCGACGATACGGTCGGCCACATCATGACGGTGCGGGGGGACATCGACGCGGTGGAGCTGGGCGACACCTGGCCGGCGGTGATGCAGCAGGTGATCGATTCCGGCCGCACCCGGTTGCCGGTTTACGACGGGAACTTGGACAAGGTGGTCGGCGTGTTGTACGTGAAGGATCTGCTGCCGGAGATTTCGGACGGAAACCTGCCGGCACGCTCCCTGGGGGAGATCATGCGCCACGCCTGGACCGTTCCGGTCGATCGCAGCGTCGAATCCTTGTTGCGCGAGTTTCTGCATAGCCGTTCGCACATGGCGATCGTCCTGGATGAATTCCAGCAGACCGCCGGCGTGGTGACGATCGAGGATGCGTTGGAGGAGATCGTGGGCGAAATCGTCGACGAATCCGACGAAGACGAAGAAACTCGCTTCGAGATCGTCGATGACTCAACGGTGATCGTCAGTGGTCGGGTGATGATCGACGACCTGAACGACCGGTTGCACTGGGCGCTCCCCGAAAGTGACGACTATGAAACGATCGCGGGGTTGGTGCTGAGCAACCTGGGAGAAATCCCCGAGGCCGGCGCCACGTTCACGATCGGCGATGCCGCTTTTGAGGTGCTTCAAGCGACCCGCCAGAAGATCGAAATGATGGAGGTGCGTTACGCCCCCGGACAGCGTGTCGCGGTTTAA
- a CDS encoding proteasome accessory factor PafA2 family protein, which translates to MTESASLHQPAASRPLVTRLMGMETEYATLVANRPELMTDDLPRFSEIYSRICAAIGRNQPTVPGVFDQHQLFLASGGAVTCETHPTFHALPGGLVEIATPEVTSPDELLACQRSIDALVADAAETVNEFDVRLLKNSSDALGHVYGCQENYEAVVATGVWLLVYRSCILLLWMMQLVSVVVSLPVLAAAYGAMMWIRFRRRRSHCGGDETPDSPPSSDEQNAGQSPAELFDTLPPWAQSVLTGLLRFIHCPTVIVLRMVARHVAFRKQRKYLTALLVSRTALCGSGDLDEEGRYRLSAKAMAIDVVADMGRYRGERPIFVYGHWLGHFCERSFLSLGATKAMFARRQRLQIGLSDSNLSELAEYVKLGSVSLVLDMIESGATKEFVTLSRSVAALHEITSDWNLVRRVMTSRGRLSALEIQRRYLKAAKRFVDQTPWLERGEAELVVQRWSDLINVVSAFRRDSRNVTPALGRVDWLSKRWMIDQLGEHAEWLEKRKTDLRYHELSPDGYFQRLAAANPSLALIAPERIRRRRRWPPADSPAARRGWLIREFAGSGNSITADWGYAMVRAGGETKRVDFKH; encoded by the coding sequence GTGACGGAATCGGCTTCTTTGCATCAGCCTGCCGCGTCGCGGCCGCTGGTGACGCGTCTGATGGGGATGGAGACCGAGTACGCGACCTTGGTGGCGAATCGGCCCGAGTTGATGACCGATGATCTGCCGCGTTTTTCGGAGATCTATTCGCGAATCTGTGCCGCCATTGGCCGCAATCAACCGACCGTCCCCGGCGTGTTTGATCAGCACCAACTGTTTCTCGCCAGCGGTGGAGCGGTGACCTGCGAAACGCATCCCACCTTCCACGCGCTACCGGGAGGCTTGGTCGAAATCGCAACGCCGGAAGTCACCAGCCCGGATGAACTGTTGGCTTGCCAGCGTTCGATCGATGCGCTGGTGGCCGATGCGGCGGAAACGGTAAACGAATTTGACGTGCGTCTGCTGAAGAACAGCAGCGATGCGCTGGGACACGTTTACGGTTGCCAAGAGAATTACGAGGCGGTGGTCGCAACGGGGGTTTGGTTATTGGTTTATCGCAGCTGTATCCTGCTGTTATGGATGATGCAGTTGGTCAGCGTGGTCGTCTCGTTGCCGGTGCTTGCCGCTGCCTATGGCGCAATGATGTGGATTCGATTTCGTCGTCGCCGCAGTCACTGCGGCGGTGACGAAACACCTGATTCACCGCCATCCTCGGACGAACAGAACGCGGGGCAGTCGCCCGCCGAACTCTTTGACACGCTGCCCCCTTGGGCTCAATCGGTGCTGACGGGATTGCTCCGCTTCATCCACTGTCCCACAGTGATCGTCTTGCGAATGGTCGCCCGTCACGTGGCATTCCGAAAGCAGCGGAAATACCTGACGGCGTTGTTGGTTTCTCGCACGGCGCTTTGCGGCAGCGGTGATTTGGATGAAGAGGGGCGATATCGATTGAGCGCGAAAGCGATGGCCATTGATGTCGTCGCCGACATGGGACGCTATCGCGGCGAACGACCGATCTTTGTCTATGGCCATTGGCTGGGGCACTTTTGCGAACGATCGTTTTTGTCACTCGGGGCGACCAAGGCGATGTTCGCACGACGTCAACGATTACAGATCGGATTGTCGGACTCCAATCTGTCCGAGCTGGCCGAATACGTCAAACTCGGATCGGTCTCACTGGTTTTGGACATGATCGAATCGGGGGCGACGAAGGAATTCGTGACACTTTCGCGCTCCGTCGCCGCCTTGCACGAGATCACGTCGGACTGGAATCTGGTGCGACGAGTGATGACCAGTCGAGGTCGGTTGAGTGCATTGGAAATCCAACGCCGGTATTTGAAGGCGGCGAAACGATTTGTCGACCAGACGCCGTGGCTCGAGCGTGGGGAGGCCGAATTGGTGGTCCAGCGTTGGTCAGACCTGATCAACGTCGTGTCCGCCTTCCGGCGCGATTCGCGGAACGTTACTCCGGCGCTCGGCAGGGTGGACTGGTTGAGCAAGCGTTGGATGATCGATCAGCTCGGCGAGCACGCCGAGTGGCTGGAAAAAAGGAAGACCGACCTGCGCTATCACGAACTCTCGCCCGACGGATATTTCCAGCGATTGGCTGCAGCGAACCCGTCGCTGGCGTTGATCGCCCCGGAACGAATCCGCCGCCGTCGCCGCTGGCCGCCGGCGGACTCCCCCGCGGCCCGACGCGGCTGGCTGATCCGCGAATTCGCCGGCAGCGGCAATTCGATCACCGCAGACTGGGGCTACGCGATGGTGCGCGCAGGGGGAGAAACCAAGCGGGTCGATTTCAAACACTGA
- a CDS encoding 2-oxoacid:ferredoxin oxidoreductase subunit beta, translating into MSLPVLKAADFASDQDVRWCPGCGDYSILAQMKKVLPELGVPREKIVFISGIGCSSRFPYYMNTYGMHSIHGRAPTFATGLKSTRPDLMVWVITGDGDALSIGGNHFIHVLRRNLDINIVLFNNRIYGLTKGQYSPTSTEGQVTKSTPMGSIDHPLSPLSVALAAEATFVARSLDAHVKHLGDVLKRASEHKGTSLVEVYQNCNVFNDGAMAYAQEKKQRADNVVELEHGKPLVFGKNNEKAIRLVGTHLEIVERSEVPDDDLLIHDEKDPNPSIQMMLARMRYPEMPEPIGVLRDVDNVATYDEQINAQVDLAKETRGEGDLAKLFHAGDTWVVD; encoded by the coding sequence ATGTCCCTGCCTGTTCTCAAAGCCGCTGATTTCGCTTCTGACCAAGACGTACGATGGTGCCCCGGATGCGGCGACTATTCGATCCTGGCGCAGATGAAAAAGGTTCTGCCGGAACTCGGGGTGCCGCGCGAGAAGATTGTGTTCATCAGCGGGATCGGCTGCAGCAGCCGGTTCCCCTACTACATGAACACCTATGGCATGCACAGCATTCACGGGCGTGCGCCGACGTTCGCCACGGGGTTGAAATCGACGCGTCCCGATTTGATGGTGTGGGTGATCACCGGTGACGGCGACGCGTTGTCGATCGGCGGCAATCACTTCATCCATGTCCTGCGCCGGAACCTGGACATCAACATCGTCCTGTTTAACAACCGGATCTATGGATTGACCAAGGGGCAATACAGCCCGACCAGTACCGAAGGTCAGGTCACCAAGAGCACGCCGATGGGATCGATCGACCATCCGCTGAGCCCGCTGTCTGTGGCGTTGGCCGCCGAGGCGACCTTTGTGGCTCGATCCCTGGACGCCCACGTCAAGCACTTGGGCGACGTGCTCAAGCGAGCTTCCGAGCACAAGGGGACGTCGCTGGTCGAGGTCTACCAGAACTGCAACGTGTTCAATGACGGTGCGATGGCTTATGCCCAGGAAAAGAAACAGCGTGCCGACAACGTCGTCGAACTCGAGCACGGAAAGCCGCTGGTGTTCGGCAAGAACAACGAGAAAGCGATCCGCTTGGTCGGCACACACCTGGAAATCGTCGAGCGGAGCGAAGTGCCGGACGATGATCTGTTGATCCACGACGAAAAAGATCCCAACCCGTCGATCCAGATGATGTTGGCCCGAATGCGTTATCCTGAAATGCCCGAACCGATCGGGGTTTTGCGTGACGTCGACAACGTCGCGACCTATGACGAACAAATCAACGCCCAGGTCGATCTTGCCAAGGAGACCCGCGGCGAAGGCGATTTAGCTAAATTGTTCCACGCCGGGGATACCTGGGTCGTGGACTGA
- a CDS encoding DUF4261 domain-containing protein: protein MAKGLFTQGMCVLLRSPVALAELQDKLSDFDMIGVQESAVDGASPETLVMSFRPEVGGHLLVTPSTDKWPDQMGDPETAPDVFVAWSLGQFGPLAFPGCLERAAEQSWGWEDGEDVPTQHTSHIRLLISYVLGADESEQDDDDSDDIVLIPDDYDPVAELRFLTKAVSALLDLPQAICYFNPGGEVLRDQNGLRQGLNYAWNYELPPLDMWTNVRLFRVDESWALMDTVGMGQLDMPDMEAVYDTDRYEPAEVERFLRNASLYLMSTDEEFEEGDVADGPGDISWNAIECEESLSDPPRETIRWFPDDGSDPPEVLMRRTGDDEDDPYDEEPEDLDDEAFEL from the coding sequence ATGGCAAAGGGTTTGTTTACTCAAGGGATGTGTGTGTTGCTGCGAAGCCCGGTCGCTTTGGCCGAGCTGCAGGACAAACTCTCCGACTTTGACATGATCGGTGTGCAAGAGTCCGCCGTCGATGGAGCCTCGCCCGAAACGTTGGTGATGAGTTTTCGGCCCGAGGTGGGAGGGCACTTGCTGGTCACGCCCTCGACCGACAAGTGGCCCGATCAGATGGGCGACCCCGAAACGGCACCCGATGTGTTTGTCGCCTGGTCGCTGGGGCAATTCGGACCGCTGGCGTTCCCCGGGTGCCTGGAACGGGCGGCCGAACAATCTTGGGGTTGGGAAGACGGTGAGGATGTTCCCACGCAACACACCTCCCACATTCGATTGCTGATCAGCTACGTCCTGGGAGCCGACGAGTCCGAACAGGATGACGACGATTCCGACGACATCGTGCTAATCCCCGATGATTATGACCCGGTCGCGGAACTGCGATTTCTGACCAAAGCCGTCTCGGCTCTGTTGGATTTGCCCCAGGCGATTTGCTATTTCAATCCGGGCGGTGAGGTGCTGCGTGATCAAAATGGGTTGCGGCAAGGACTCAATTACGCCTGGAATTATGAATTGCCACCGCTGGACATGTGGACCAACGTGCGACTGTTCCGCGTCGATGAATCCTGGGCGTTGATGGACACCGTCGGGATGGGGCAATTGGACATGCCGGATATGGAGGCCGTCTACGACACCGATCGCTATGAACCGGCCGAAGTCGAGCGGTTCTTGCGCAACGCCTCGTTGTATCTGATGAGCACCGACGAGGAGTTCGAGGAGGGGGATGTGGCCGATGGCCCCGGCGACATCAGCTGGAACGCGATCGAGTGTGAAGAAAGTCTGTCCGATCCGCCGCGGGAAACCATTCGCTGGTTCCCGGACGACGGCTCCGATCCGCCCGAGGTGCTGATGCGGCGGACGGGCGACGACGAAGACGATCCGTATGACGAGGAGCCGGAAGACCTGGACGACGAGGCATTTGAGCTCTAA
- the ybeY gene encoding rRNA maturation RNase YbeY, producing MVDLLWDDSVSDWQGRLGLTDARIEQAVQAAAALRGFDRGHIGVRITDDPTIHAINVRHLSHDYPTDVISFPYSDSPDRIEGELVASVETARQNAADVGWPTGNEVLLYVIHGVLHIGGMEDHRAEDRALMRQAERQALQRLGIAVPDQEAGRDRQGGSADG from the coding sequence GTGGTGGATCTCCTGTGGGATGACAGCGTTTCGGACTGGCAGGGACGGCTGGGGCTGACCGACGCCCGGATCGAACAAGCGGTTCAAGCCGCCGCGGCGTTGCGCGGGTTCGATCGCGGACACATCGGCGTGCGGATCACCGACGACCCGACGATCCACGCGATCAATGTCCGGCACCTGTCGCATGACTACCCGACCGACGTGATCAGTTTTCCATACTCGGATTCCCCGGATCGCATCGAAGGCGAATTGGTCGCCAGTGTCGAAACGGCCCGGCAGAACGCCGCGGACGTGGGCTGGCCGACGGGCAACGAGGTGTTGCTGTACGTGATCCACGGCGTGTTGCACATCGGCGGGATGGAGGACCACCGGGCCGAAGATCGTGCGCTCATGCGGCAAGCCGAACGGCAGGCCTTGCAGCGATTAGGAATTGCGGTGCCGGATCAGGAAGCCGGCCGTGACCGACAGGGAGGCAGTGCTGATGGATAA